A region of Fibrobacter succinogenes subsp. succinogenes S85 DNA encodes the following proteins:
- a CDS encoding glycosyltransferase family 2 protein — protein MSENVLFYAQIAFWVLLFLIVHCYLLFPMTLPFVSEIFKRKKKPVDGASELPTVSILISAYNEEAVIERKIRNILEIDYPKEKLEVLIGDDGSADKTAEIVARYADQGITLVKAPKNAGKAAMLNRLQKIAKNDILLFCDANTMFFPNVVRKLVDPFKDKKIGCACGHLILSDKSGSVLGKGESSYWDLESEIKKFEGVLDRLIGGNGALYAIRKELYTELPVKKSVMDDFFVTTKILQKGYFCTFVDSAIGTEQTSKESSGEYRRKVRIGRANFNYLFSYLPLLNPFRPLLAYLFFSHKIVRWFSPHIIILLYVANALLLTKGLFYQVSFGCMTLALLVAVTRILPSAYYFLLMNLAMLKGFFLAFKRERSGGWAREARSDE, from the coding sequence ATGAGTGAAAACGTTCTCTTTTATGCTCAGATTGCATTCTGGGTTCTTTTGTTCTTGATTGTCCATTGCTATTTGCTGTTCCCGATGACGCTCCCGTTTGTGAGCGAAATCTTCAAGCGCAAAAAGAAGCCGGTGGATGGCGCCTCCGAACTCCCGACGGTGTCTATCCTGATTTCGGCATATAACGAAGAAGCGGTGATTGAACGCAAGATCCGCAATATTCTTGAAATTGACTACCCCAAGGAAAAGCTGGAAGTCCTGATCGGCGATGACGGCTCTGCGGACAAGACGGCTGAAATTGTCGCCCGCTATGCTGACCAGGGAATTACTTTGGTCAAGGCTCCGAAAAATGCGGGCAAGGCTGCCATGCTGAACCGCTTGCAGAAAATTGCAAAGAACGATATCCTCTTGTTCTGCGATGCAAATACGATGTTCTTCCCGAATGTGGTACGCAAGCTTGTTGACCCGTTCAAGGATAAAAAGATTGGTTGCGCTTGCGGTCACTTGATTCTTTCGGACAAGAGTGGAAGTGTGCTTGGCAAGGGCGAAAGCTCTTACTGGGACTTGGAAAGTGAAATCAAGAAGTTCGAGGGCGTTCTCGATCGTTTGATTGGCGGTAACGGTGCGCTTTATGCGATTCGCAAGGAACTTTATACGGAACTTCCGGTCAAGAAGAGCGTCATGGACGACTTCTTTGTGACGACGAAAATTTTGCAGAAGGGCTACTTCTGTACGTTTGTTGATAGCGCTATTGGTACGGAACAGACTTCGAAGGAATCGAGTGGTGAATACAGGCGCAAGGTGCGCATTGGCCGTGCGAACTTCAATTACCTGTTCTCTTACTTGCCGCTGTTGAATCCGTTCCGCCCGTTGCTGGCTTATCTGTTCTTCTCGCATAAGATTGTGCGCTGGTTCTCACCGCATATCATTATTCTTTTGTACGTGGCAAATGCGCTCCTTTTGACGAAGGGACTTTTCTATCAGGTTTCCTTTGGTTGCATGACGCTTGCGCTGCTTGTGGCGGTGACGCGAATTTTGCCGAGCGCCTATTATTTCTTGCTCATGAACCTCGCGATGCTCAAGGGATTTTTCCTTGCGTTTAAGCGTGAACGCAGCGGTGGCTGGGCTCGCGAAGCCCGCAGTGATGAGTAG
- a CDS encoding glycoside hydrolase family 5 protein, with amino-acid sequence MKKERLRGVNLGGWFSQVDCIEEKDPVGFPGVVGHIKTFLGTSDFKRIHDAGFNHVRLPVDYFNLFKGDDLKPDEEIFALLDKALKDIQNADLDVILDLHKCPGHDFHLASNHEQAFFADANARKDTRKIWAFMAERYSSMPRVMMELLNEPAASDSKVWDKVKDEIFWEIRKHAPKNTIVVGANKWNSAREFEFLTPLDDDNAIYSFHTYTPVTFTHQGAAWIDDPFFKIERPWPGDYAAPEVGGTTRLNVEYGRWDKAQLQASIQNALDFRAKYDLPVSCNEFGVYVQVPRKYQLAWMRDFLDILRDADVGYSYWNYKNLDFGLVSKGESLHNNLEQYNNPERLDRELMEMIAKG; translated from the coding sequence ATGAAGAAAGAAAGATTGCGCGGAGTGAATTTGGGCGGATGGTTCAGTCAGGTTGACTGTATCGAAGAAAAGGACCCTGTCGGTTTTCCGGGGGTCGTAGGTCACATCAAGACGTTCCTTGGAACAAGCGATTTCAAGCGCATCCACGATGCGGGGTTCAACCACGTTCGCTTGCCAGTTGACTACTTTAATTTATTTAAAGGCGACGACCTCAAGCCGGACGAAGAAATCTTTGCGCTTTTGGACAAGGCGCTCAAGGATATTCAAAATGCAGACCTAGACGTGATTCTCGACTTGCACAAATGCCCGGGTCACGATTTCCACCTCGCCAGCAATCACGAACAAGCTTTCTTTGCCGATGCGAACGCCCGCAAGGACACGCGCAAGATCTGGGCATTCATGGCTGAACGCTATAGCTCCATGCCGCGCGTGATGATGGAACTTTTGAATGAACCGGCCGCAAGTGATTCCAAGGTTTGGGATAAAGTCAAGGACGAAATCTTCTGGGAAATCCGCAAGCACGCCCCAAAGAACACTATCGTCGTAGGCGCCAACAAATGGAACAGCGCAAGGGAATTCGAATTCCTGACACCGCTCGATGACGACAACGCCATCTACAGTTTCCATACCTACACGCCGGTGACATTTACACACCAGGGCGCTGCCTGGATTGACGATCCGTTCTTCAAGATTGAACGTCCGTGGCCGGGTGACTACGCCGCCCCTGAAGTCGGCGGTACGACACGCTTGAACGTGGAATACGGCAGATGGGACAAGGCCCAGTTGCAGGCAAGCATCCAGAACGCTCTTGATTTCCGCGCCAAGTACGACTTGCCGGTAAGCTGCAACGAGTTCGGCGTTTACGTACAAGTCCCCCGCAAGTATCAGCTCGCCTGGATGCGTGACTTCCTCGACATTCTCCGCGATGCCGACGTGGGTTACAGCTACTGGAACTACAAGAACTTGGACTTCGGTCTCGTTTCGAAGGGCGAATCACTGCACAACAATCTGGAGCAATACAACAACCCCGAACGCCTTGACCGCGAACTCATGGAAATGATCGCGAAAGGGTAA
- a CDS encoding thioredoxin family protein, giving the protein MMRACLWVVMVLNLALSAFAAPPPKPKLVHWMNYTEALEKAKDSNKLIFVDLYADWCVPCRIMDANTYSDPTVASILNTKFIPVKLDADSQDTIVCDGKRKTVQRCYFDVWNLSVLPAFVLIAPKGLSILTIKDSFTAEEMKYLLYQILEKEKEWISK; this is encoded by the coding sequence ATGATGAGAGCGTGTCTGTGGGTTGTTATGGTTCTAAACCTTGCGCTGTCTGCTTTTGCGGCTCCTCCGCCAAAGCCTAAGCTTGTGCATTGGATGAACTATACCGAAGCTTTGGAAAAGGCGAAAGATTCAAACAAGCTTATTTTTGTAGATCTTTATGCGGACTGGTGTGTGCCTTGCCGAATCATGGATGCGAACACTTATTCGGATCCGACGGTAGCATCGATTCTGAATACAAAGTTTATTCCGGTAAAGCTCGATGCCGATTCTCAGGATACAATTGTTTGCGATGGAAAACGCAAGACGGTGCAGCGTTGTTATTTTGATGTCTGGAACCTGAGCGTGTTGCCTGCATTTGTCCTTATTGCCCCGAAAGGGCTTTCGATTTTGACGATAAAGGATTCATTTACTGCTGAGGAAATGAAGTATTTGCTTTATCAAATTCTCGAGAAAGAGAAGGAGTGGATTTCGAAATGA
- a CDS encoding GNAT family N-acetyltransferase codes for MVRQYIDNESIRFIRLQPFNKVKSFDCGDADLNDFILNRATLFDKYMLAVSYTCVDINDTSRPLAYFSLANDKIATSDFPSMTEFNRFRRKQGFPNEKRLKSYPAVKLCRLAVDICAKKQKLGTQVLNIIKSMFVINNKTGCRFITVDAYLAAVPFYEKNGFRMMNLEDNDPHTRLMYFDLMDLVA; via the coding sequence ATGGTTCGACAATATATAGATAACGAGTCTATTCGATTTATTCGACTGCAACCATTCAACAAAGTCAAAAGTTTTGACTGCGGAGATGCTGATTTAAACGATTTCATTTTAAATCGCGCAACTCTTTTTGACAAATACATGTTAGCGGTCAGCTACACCTGTGTTGACATCAACGACACCAGCAGGCCTTTAGCCTATTTTAGCTTGGCAAACGACAAAATCGCAACCAGCGACTTTCCTAGCATGACGGAATTCAACAGATTCCGCCGTAAACAAGGATTCCCGAACGAGAAAAGGCTAAAAAGCTACCCCGCCGTGAAGCTCTGCCGCCTAGCCGTTGACATCTGCGCCAAAAAGCAAAAACTCGGTACACAAGTTCTAAACATCATCAAGTCCATGTTCGTCATCAACAACAAGACAGGCTGTCGCTTTATAACGGTTGACGCCTACTTGGCAGCAGTTCCGTTCTACGAAAAGAACGGATTCCGCATGATGAATCTGGAAGACAACGATCCGCATACACGATTGATGTACTTCGACTTGATGGATCTGGTGGCGTAA